One stretch of Psilocybe cubensis strain MGC-MH-2018 chromosome 6, whole genome shotgun sequence DNA includes these proteins:
- a CDS encoding Vesicle-associated membrane protein-associated protein scs22 yields MVKPKKKVVIVGEGLGMLNGLVAGVSHDADDAGLRDHVVSSFLTSHHRTRNNPPPPTTTNMSVSLNPSKSLGFHRPLTILVKRSLTITNNNPQPVAFKVKTTAPKGLREEPPLNTQCKDKFLIQSTIITPERELLPLHDLWANPDTNEEGKIFQQKLRVTYLPPEGQTVEEEDENINAGLTSNITANESQHYDTVRQTLGNGNLSTLDSHYLPATQSQEHPDERAHTPNQEPLEREVSTDTEVLQQQQVPVIVEPGEHPSSPAHVKAALPDTQESREPSRSADAEPVRETTIPSSSEPAHEPTPAPAHEPIRLPAPAPIIIHKENPVNEELYAKYNRAQEEIERLKSQIAELTTPAAQELRRRTRKLSDADSVAASDVQTVVVEDAPLHQEGVPLQVVVIIALGFGQTLREIITRNGL; encoded by the exons ATGGTGAAGccaaagaagaaagtggTCATCGTCGGAGAGGGTCTGGGAATGCTCAATGGACTTGTTGCAGGTGTTTCCCACGACGCTGATGACGCCGGCCTGCGAGACCACGTGGTCAGCTCATTCTTGACCAGCCACCACCGCACCCGCAACAATCCCCCTCCACCGACGACGACAAACATGTCCGTCTCCCTCAACCCCAGCAAATCCCTCGGCTTCCACC GTCCCTTGACCATTCTTGTCAAGCGCTCATTGACGATTACAAACAACAACCCCCAGCCGGTAGCATTCAAGGTCAAAACTACCGCCCCCAAG GGCCTCAGGGAGGAGCCCCCACTTAACACACAATGTAAAGACAAGTTCCTCATTCAAAGCACTATCATCACTCCTGAGAGGGAGCTCTTGCCGCTGCACGACCTT TGGGCTAACCCCGACACTAATGAAGAGGGCAAGATTTTCCAACAGAAGCTCCGCGTCACCTACCTCCCTCCAGAGGGCCAGACagttgaggaagaagacgaaaacATCAATGCGGGATTGACTTCCAATATTACCGCCAATGAGTCT CAACATTACGATACCGTCCGTCAGACTCTAGGAAATGGCAATCTATCTACACTCGATTCGCATTACCTCCCCGCCACCCAGTCTCAGGAGCATCCAGATGAACGGGCCCATACACCCAATCAGGAACCTCTGGAACGCGAGGTCTCGACAGATACGGAGGTGcttcaacaacagcaggTTCCAGTAATAGTTGAACCGGGGGAGCACCCATCGTCACCCGCACATGTCAAGGCTGCCCTTCCCGATACACAAGAATCCCGCGAACCCTCACGCTCTGCAGATGCCGAACCTGTCCGGGAAACTACGATTCCCTCGTCCTCTGAACCAGCACATGAACCTACTCCGGCCCCGGCGCATGAGCCAATCCGACTTCCTGCTCCTGcgcccatcatcatccacaaaGAGAACCCAGTGAACGAGGAGCTATATGCCAAGTACAATAGAGCGCAGGAGGAGATTGAGCGACTAAAGTCCCAAATAGCCGAACTGACGACTCCTGCCGCCCAGGAATTGCGCAGACGAACAAGGAAGCTATCAGATGCTGACAGCGTGGCCGCCTCTGATGTACAGACAGTCGTGGTCGAGGACGCCCCACTGCATCAAGAGGGTGTTCCCCTTCAGGTCGTTGTGATAATTGCTCTGGGA TTTGGACAAACACTCCGGGAGATCATCACGCGAAACGGGCT
- a CDS encoding Chitotriosidase-1, with protein sequence MKYERRSHREFAWAVSSDSRGCNAYPPELISAETLTHVNFAFALISEDFLLQEMTVNDNILWLRTTALKQKNPALKVFLSVGGWSFNDPPTQHIFSNLAGSLQATNTFIENALAVMQAYGFDGIDIDWEYPVAPERGGVPADKENFPLFMSRVKAAFKPRGYGLTFTAPSSYWYLQHFDLPALLQSADWVNIMTYDLHGTWDSTDPYIGPFVLAHTNLTEIKDTMQLFRNVGVDPSQMVMGIGFYGRSFTLVDGQCNTPGCAFSGGGDPGECSLSSGTLMFSEIEKLLDGANSIIPVFDQEAAVKYITWNDNQWVSYDDAQTLQMKLNYANSICLGGTMIWSVDQDDSNYSALSGLYPDIDINKPSSVESGNQCQVTGCGQQCPPKYDSLTTLTQIPNGGSCPKNNPARLCCPKGNEPQNCSWRGGGGTSCNAQCNVGEVVLALDETGDDGHPTCIQGYKAFCCSSGDPQPGACFGGSCFASSCASPYVVETHVKQGSADNGISCESQNGAVCPEICQSNTKPVCCNCKVLFLMTHIVCISCLVHLAGYTNCRWVGDPPNCLNAVCSAGQVAIFSDMQGDASTQCVGKNKRFYCCDPPAGTSFLPVPLSYVFPATGNGFNIDQPATFTADFDDNTGTSDTSSRGAGSSGIDDDGDENDSAFGEVFISSPNPGSVSSMDIASDWVITDCSPTSDKPQTVLAYCSKGMEDEDSGCGHVFIAQAEHTLIRMPKSCGLGPYARVVSLTEHPDQNSLPQEHQMRKRSTEKVYSLSFDYNFLAVPDSNGPILDAIIDSPPDSGTTTTKRRRDFHQPSEYNKRWFGPFDSWLQRLNTVRSGDTVSRNYHWSDTYTIFHAEQQCPNFSSSLDISVTGTAQITSQFGYYLEATIVPPAIQQAYVFFDAGAGAQASFTITGLAEAHYGSGRRELATFGFPGLYYPGLLTLGPSLHLYGELVGQLSLSGRYTATIGYTFPPISYAFGLADDNPDEEDPSGAVGSNSNNVGYDFSIGYNVNLDGNLEAHIIPSLQLGINVLGGSLIDAEIFAEADMYAGVSISGSVSQSSAPQFCINPHYGVNLNAGLTGSVLFWRPNPLVTNFFSADYPFGGSCFGSVNQGSGSGNSRRGIAEPFYTYEAHGSGQLGSNISLNHDFDIPAYSVLEKRSSASKKIWKNDAVIQQPTTSQIPNYPSKNATEVLDRRAIPFLPGFLTCPTVGNEISGPSGSIDCLCYSDNNLDLNGATGQYADILAREFNDIPANLSATYEERMIRDFSNATTTSDDDEQDIHIFRRAGGFSTMGTCPAYFLDMSGYSSTSIGTFFDVKPVDQLNPTLGTYNPWPPNINVDANGQPILTSAETNGAIFAREHVYEVSMAALFIDHLQQFTDLWKNSAQGGLSWCKWVQQYLRSGSNSLFEQVQNCYPGEKFVLTPLFFFLYWVMVGGSNGATSMVMLEQQANVFKNYAFYDTERKLVPGNGNTIRLVDPTKWASMCPTKQVARLRAAAGLPSYLNNFSVQRNFKADNTCIRNAWVNWYNAYLQNPNANTNPGNVNIPQIYDNFVYNILAGVVPYLQSQITTLIQSFNPGKPDTDTVDVRLSFAIELDFWTDHLNGDPNTQWDTTLAPKADVQISRAQLTTSILNAMPSITWLNTMPTH encoded by the exons ATGAAGTACGAGCGCCGATCTCATCGAGAGTTC GCATGGGCGGTATCAAGCGACAGTCGAGGTTGTAACGCATATCCCCCAGAACTGATCTCTGCAGAAACATTGACTCATG TCAATTTCGCCTTTGCTCTCATTTCGGAAGATTTTCTCTTGCAAGAAATGACCGTCAACGATAATATCTTATGGTTGCGAACTACTGCGTTGAAGCAAAAAAATCCTGCCCTGAAGGTCTTCCTGTCGGTGGGTGGATGGAGCTTTAACGATCCA CCGACACAACACATTTTCAGCAATCTTGCTGGAAGTCTGCAGGCTACCAATACTTTTATTGAGAATGCTCTGGCGGTTATGCAGGCTTATGGCTTTGATGGTATTGATATTGattgggaatatcctgtAGCTCCTGAGCGCGGTGGGGTGCCTGCTGACAAGGAAAACTTCCCGCTCTTCATGTCGAGAGTCAAAGCAGCTTTTAAGCCTCGTGGTTATGGTCTAACATTTACCGCTCCTTCGAGTTATTGGTATCTCCAACATTTTGACCTTCCAGCACTCCTACAATCGGCTGATTGG GTCAACATCATGACTTATGACCTTCATGGTACATGGGATAGCACTGATCCTTACATCGGGCCATTTGTCCTTGCCCACACAAATTTAACTGAAATCAAAGATACAATGCAACTGTTCCGTAACGTTGGCGTCGATCCTTCGCAGATGGTTATGGGAATTGGCTTTTACGGGCGCTCATTCACTTTGGTTGACGGG CAATGCAATACACCTGGCTGCGCGTTTTCTGGTGGTGGCGATCCAGGAGAGTGTTCGCTGAGTTCCGGCACTCTGATGTTCTCGGAAATCGAGAAGCTGTTGGATGGAGCGAATAGTATCATCCCTGTATTTGATCAGGAAGCGGCTGTTAAGTATATTACATGGAATGACAATCAATGGGTATCC TACGACGATGCTCAGACGTTGCAAATGAAGCTCAACTACGCAAATAGCATTTGCCTGGGAG GTACAATGATATGGTCGGTAGATCAGGACGACAGCAATTACAGCGCTCTTAGCGGCCTGTATCCAGACATAGATATCAATAAACCGTCGTCGGTCGAATCTGGAAATCAATGTCAAGTTACAG GATGTGGTCAACAATGTCCCCCTAAATATGACTCGCTTACCACGTTGACTCAAATACCCAATGGAGGTTCGTGTCCTAAAAATAACCCGGCGCGTCTTTGCTGCCCAAAAGGCAACGAACCACAAAATTGTTCTTGgcgtggaggtggtggaacTAGCTGTAATGCGCAATGCAATGTCGGCGAAGTTGTTCTTGCTTTAGATGAAACTGGAGATGATGGACATCCTACATGCATCCAAGGATACAAGGCATTCTGTTGTTCTTCAGGAGATCCGCAGCCTGGTGCATGCTTTGGCGGGT CTTGTTTTGCAAGTTCATGTGCCTCTCCATATGTTGTAGAAACCCACGTCAAACAGGGTAGCGCCGACAACGGAATCTCTTGCGAATCACAAAATGGGGCCGTCTGCCCGGAAATTTGTCAATCAAATACGAAGCCTGTGTGTTGTAATTGTAAGGTTCTCTTCCTAATGACGCACATTGTGTGTATCTCATGCCTGGTTCATTTAGCTGGCTACACCAATTGTCGATGGGTTGGAGATCCACCTAATTGTTTGAATGCAGTGTGTAGTGCCGGGCAAGTGGCAATAT TCAGCGATATGCAAGGAGATGCCAGCACACAATGTGTTGGAAAAAACAAGCGTTTTTACTGTTGTGATCCTCCTGCTG GAACGTCATTCCTCCCCGTTCCTCTAAGTTATGTTTTCCCTGCTACTGGGAATGGCTTCAATATCGATCAACCTGCGACGTTTACTGCCGATTTTGATGACAACACTGGGACATCGGACACATCTTCAAGAGGCGCTGGATCTAGCGGAATCGACGACGATGGCGATGAAAATGACTCCGCGTTTGGAG AGGTCTTTATCTCCTCGCCGAACCCTGGTTCCGTCAGCTCAATGGACATAGCGTCTGACTGGGTGATTACAGACTGCTCACCTACGAGTGACAAGCCACAGACA GTCCTTGCCTATTGTTCAAAAGGCATGGAAGACGAGGACTCGGGATGTGGTCATGTTTTCATCGCCCAAGCAGAACACACATTAATCCGAATGCCCAAGTCCTGTGGTTTGGGTCCTTATGCTCGTGTTGTTTCACTGACGGAGCATCCTGATCAAAATTCGCTTCCACAAGAGCACCAGATGCGGAAACGTTCGACCGAAAAAGTTTATTCTCTGTCCTTCGATTATAATTTCCTTGCCGTCCCCGATTCGAATGGTCCTATTTT GGACGCCATCATCGACAGTCCTCCTGATTCAGGGACCACGACCACTAAACGGAGGCGCGACTTCCACCAACCTTCGGAATACAATAAACGCTGGTTTGGGCCCTTTGACTCGTGGCTGCAAAGGCTCAATACAGTCCGTTCCGGTGACACAGTCAGTCGAAATTATCAT TGGTCGGACACCTATACCATCTTCCACGCAGAACAACAATGTCCCAATTTCTCGTCTAGTCTTGATATCAGTGTCACGGGCACTGCTCAAATTACAAGTCAATTTGGATATTACCTTGAAGCAACCATCGTTCCTCCCGCAATTCAGCAGGCCTATGTATTCTTtgatgctggtgctggtgcccAAGCATCGTTCACGATAACTGGACTTGCCGAAGCGCATTACGGTAGTGGCAGAAGAGAATTGGCCACATTCGGATTTCCAGGTCTATATTATCCTGGATTATTGACCCTTGGACCGTCGCTTCACCTCTACGGAGAACTTGTTGGGCAACTCAGTTTATCTGGCCGTTACACTGCGACTATTGGATATACTTTCCCA CCTATAAGCTATGCTTTTGGTTTAGCTGACGATAACCCGGATGAG GAAGATCCATCTGGCGCCGTTGGGTCCAACAGTAATAACGTGGGGTACGATTTCTCGATTGGATATAACGTAAATTTGGATGGAAATCTGGAA GCACATATT ATACCATCGTTGCAACTCGGAATCAACGTGTTAGGAGGTTCTCTTATTGACGCGGAA ATATTTGCTGAAGCCGACATGTATGCCGGTGTGTCCATATCTGGAAGTGTAAGCCAAAGT TCAGCACCCCAGTTTTGTATCAATCCA CATTACGGGGTCAATCTCAACGCGGGGTTGACAGGATCGGTGTTGTTTTGGAGGCCGAATCCGCTTGT CACAAATTTCTTCTCCGCCGACTACCCTTTCGGTGGATCATGTTTCGGTTCAGTTAACCAAGGCTCGGGATCAGGCAATAGCAGACGAGGCATTGCCGAACCATTTTATACATATGAAGCGCATGGGTCGGGCCAACTTGGATCTAACATTTCTTTGAATCATGATTTCGATATCCCAGCCTATTCCGTGCTGGAAAAAAGGTCCTCGGCCTCCAAGAAAATTTGGAAGAACGACGCTGTAATTCAACAACCAACAACATCCCAGATCCCCAATTATCCCAGCAAAAATGCAACTGAGGTCTTGGATCGTCGAGCGATACCATTTTTGCCCGGATTTTTGACCTGCCCTACTGTTGGTAACGAGATATCAGGCCCCAGTGGTTCAATCGATTGTTTGTGCTACTCTGACAACAACCTTGACCTAAACGGTGCAACAG GCCAATACGCCGATATTCTAGCAAGAGAGTTCAATGACATACCCGCCAACCTTTCGGCGACGTACGAAGAAAGGATGATTCGAGACTTCAGCAATGCGACTACTACttctgatgacgacgagcagGATATCCATATATTCAGACGTGCTGGAGGCTTCTCCACCATGGGAACGTGTCCAGCATATTTTTTGGACATGTCTGGATATTCAAGTACATCTATTGGAACATTCTTTGACGTCAAACCCGTGGACCAATTGAATCCAACTCTTGGGACGTACAATCCGTGGCCTCCAAACATCAATGTGGATGCTAATGGTCAGCCTATACTTACTTCTGCTGAAACCAATGGCGCAATCTTTGCTAGAGAACATGTCTATGAAGTCAGCATGG CTGCTCTGTTTATTGATCATCTTCAACAATTTACCGATCTTTGGAAAAACAGCGCGCAGGGCGGATT ATCTTGGTGTAAATGGGTTCAGCAATATTTGAGATCAGGTTCAAATTCACTCTTCGAGCAAGTGCAGAATTGCTATCCTGGTGAGAAATTTGTATTAACtcctttattttttttcttatatTGGGTAATGGTAGGTGGTTCGAATGGGGCTACATCCATGGTGATGTTGGAACAACAAGCAAATGTTTTCAAAAATTACGCATTCTATGATACAGAAAGAAAACTAGTACCCGGAAACGGGAACACTATCCGCCTTGTAGACCCGACAAAATGGGCAAGTATGTGTCCTACGAAACAGGTTGCGCGACTTCGTGCAGCCGCAGGTCTTCCGTCATACTTGAACAATTTCAGT GTGCAAAGGAATTTCAAAGCTGACAACACGTGCATTCGGAATGCCTGGGTCAATTGGTATAACGCATATCTGCAAAACCCCAATGCTAACACCAATCCCGGGAACGTGAATATTCCTCAGATATATGACAACTTT GTATACAACATTTTAGCAGGCGTTGTGCCGTACCTCCAGAGCCAAATCACAACCTTGATCCAATCTTTCAATCCTGGAAAACCTGATACGGATACTGTAGACGTCAGACTCTCATTTGCCATAGAGCTTGATTTCTGGACGGATCATTTGAACGGCGATCCCAACACACAATGGGATACCACTCTTGCGCCGAAGGCCGACGTGCAAATTTCGCGGGCTCAGCTCACCACTTCAATCCTAAATGCCATGCCTAGTATAACATGGTTGAATACTATGCCCActcattga
- a CDS encoding Superoxide dismutase [Cu-Zn] yields the protein MDSYTKQKSSARPFVIALAFLGTVFLGYKLFFQDTPVAPVRSAVVVLNGESHVTGTVTFQQSSPSGPVQISGKIQGLSSDSLHGFHVHVSGDLSGGCLSAGAHFNPFGKTHGAPSSSVRHVGDLGNIKTDKSGTANIDFSDHLISLNGATSIVGRSVVVHAGTDDLGLGGNEESLKTGNAGGRVACGVIGLFSIESLI from the exons ATGGACTCTTATACAAAGCAGAAGTCGTCTGCCAGGCCATTCGTCATCGCTCTCGCCTTTCTTGGAACTGTCTTCCTGGGGTATAAACTTTTCTTCCAGGACACGCCAGTTGCACCAGTTCGCAGT GCTGTCGTAGTCTTGAACGGAGAATCTCATGTGACTGGAACTGTTACTTTCCAACAAAGCTCACCCAGCGGTCCTGTTCAGATATCCGGGAAAATACAAGGGCTTTCTTCTGATTCGCTCCATGGATTCCATGTCCA TGTGTCTGGTGATTTAAGCGGGGGTTGCCTATCTGCAGGAGCCCACTTCAATCCCTTTGGAAAGACTCACGGCGCCCCAAGTTCCTCTGTGAGGCATGTCGGTGACTTGGGAAACATCAAAACCGACAAATCTGGCACCGCTAACATTGATTTCTCTGACCACCTCATTTCACTCAATGGTGCTACCTCCATAGTTGG ACGTTCTGTTGTTGTCCACGCT GGCACCGATGACCTTGGCTTAGGTGGCAATGAAGAGTCACTGAAAACCGGAAATGCTGGTGGACGAGTTGCGTGTGGCGTCATTGGTTTGTTCTCCATCGAATCTTTAATATAA
- a CDS encoding ABC multidrug transporter atrD, translating to MVDSRPSSTDEKATVVADTKTKGFFSRPKSSQLDAVTDEKNKENDVDAAPEAAPATSDVPAISFTELFRYSTKFELFIDFIGIIAAVAAGAAQPLMSLLFGNLTQDFVNFSQVLAAAQDGDAAAAANIPQAAADFRHSAGLSATYLVCIGIGMFVCTYAYMYIWVYTGEVNAKRIRERYLRAVLRQDIAFFDNVGAGEVATRIQTDTHLVQQGISEKVALVANFLGAFVAGFALAYARNWRLALAMSSILPCIAITGGVMNKFISGYMQLALKHTAEGGSIAEEVISTVRTAQAFGTQRILGGLYNSRIDESHKADMKASIWHGGGLAVFFFVIYSAYGLAFSFGTTLINQGHATAGSVVNVFLAILIGSFSLALLAPEMQAITHGRGAAAKLYHTIDRIPDIDSANPDGLKPEKVEGEIVLEDIRFSYPSRPNVEVVKGLSITFRAGKTAALVGASGSGKSTVISLVERFYDPAAGNVKLDGVNVKDLNLKWLRNQIGLVSQEPTLFATTIRGNVAHGLIGTKYENAPEEEKEALIKEACIKANADGFITKLPLGYDTMVGERGFLLSGGQKQRVAIARAIVSDPRILLLDEATSALDTQSEGIVQDALDKASAGRTTITIAHRLSTIKDADVIYVMGDGLLLEQGTHDELLKADGAYARLVQAQKLREGKEHTPGKDAESDSESEDMEKAAREEIPLGRKNTGTSLASEILEQKRKAAEVAGGGKEGDYNLFYLFKRMAPIVRDQRQAYFYGSICACLSGMVYPAFGVVYAKGIEGFSARDPAQRRFEGDRNALWMFIIAILSTLAIGVQNYLFAASAATLTARLRTLSFKAMLRQDIEFFDKDENSTGSLVSQLSDNPQKVNGLAGITLGAIVQSIATLIAGSVLGLVFIWKVALVGIACTPLLISTGYIRLRVVVLKDQANKKAHEDSAQLACEAAGSIRTVAALTREDDCLELYSKSLEEPLRKSNKTAIWSNALYSFSQSLVFFVIALIFWYGATLVSRLEATTFEFFVGLMSTTFGAIQAGNVFSFVPDISSAQGAGSDIIKLLDSMPEIDADSTEGKTIDAKAVRGHIRFENIHFRYPTRPGVRVLRDLSLEVEPGTYIALVGASGSGKSTTIQLIERFYDPLHGAVYLDGERITDLNIQEYRKHLALVSQEPTLYAGTVRFNILLGAIKPHDQITQEEIEDVCRDANILDFIQGLPQGFDTEVGGKGSQLSGGQKQRIAIARALLRNPKVLLLDEATSALDSNSEKVVQAALDQAAKGRTTIAIAHRLSTIQNADRIYFIKEGRVSESGTHDQLLAQRGDYYEFVQLQALSKRE from the exons ATGGTCGACTCTAGACCTAGCAGTACAGACGAAAAGGCCACTGTCGTCGCAGATACCAAAACAAAGGGGTTCTTTTCCCGTCCTAAATCTTCTCAGCTAGATGCCGTCACCGACGAGAAGAACAAGGAGAATGATGTAGATGCCGCCCCAGAGGCTGCCCCTGCTACTTCTGATGTCCCCGCTATCTCGTTTACTGAACTGTTCCG CTACTCCACTAAATTCGAACTTTTCATCGATTTCATCGGTATCATAGCTGCTGTAGCTGCAGGGGCCGCTCAG CCCCTCATGTCGCTTCTGTTCGGAAATCTAACACAAGATTTCGTCAACTTTAGCCAGGTTCTTGCCGCAGCGCAGGACGGTGATGCAGCAGCGGCTGCAAATATTCCTCAGGCAGCTGCTGATTTCCGTCACTCTGCTGGCCTAAGTGCAACATACCTGGTGTGCATTG GTATTGGCATGTTCGTGTGCACCTATGCGTACATGTATATCTGGGTGTACACAGGTGAAGTTAATGCAAAACGAATCCGAGAACGTTACCTCAGGGCAGTACTCCGACAAGACATCGCATTTTTCGACAATGTTGGAGCAGGTGAAGTCGCGACTCGAATTCAGACGGACACCC ATTTGGTTCAACAGGGTATTTCTGAGAAAGTAGCTCTCGTAGCTAACTTCTTGGGTGCTTTTGTCGCCGGTTTTGCTCTGGCTTATGCCCGTAACTGGCGCTTAGCGCTGGCTATGTCTTCTATCTTACCTTGCATAGCGATCACTGGTGGTGTCATGAACAAATTCATTTCAGGTTACATGCA GCTCGCATTGAAACACACCGCTGAAGGTGGAAGCATTGCGGAGGAAGTTATTTCGACTGTGCGTACTGCACAAGCCTTTGGAACACAAAGGATCTTGGGAGGACTTTACAACAGTCGCATTGACGAATCCCACAAAGCTGACATGAAAGCTTCGATTTGGCATGGTGGAGGATTAGCcgttttcttctttgttATCTACTCCGCGTACGGTCTGG CTTTTAGCTTTGGTACGACCCTGATTAATCAAGGCCATG CTACTGCCGGCTCTGTTGTGAATGTGTTTTTGGCAATCTTAATTGGGTCATTCTCTCTTGCTCTCCTCGCTCCTGAAATGCAAG CCATTACCCATGGTCGCGGTGCCGCCGCCAAGCTATACCACACAATTGATCGTATCCCCGATATTGATTCAGCTAACCCCGATGGGTTGAAGCCGGAGAAGGTTGAGGGTGAAATTGTGCTTGAAGATATCAGGTTTAGCTATCCTTCTCGCCCCAACGTTGAGGTAGTCAAAGGTCTTTCGATTACTTTTCGCGCTGGAAAAACTGCTGCTCTTGTCGGTGCTTCCGGATCTGGGAAGTCAACCGTTATCTCTCTGGTGGAAAGGTTCTACGATCCTGCGGCTGGAAATGTCAAACTTGATGGCGTCAATGTTAAGGATCTTAACTTGAAATGGCTGCGTAACCAAATTGGTCTTGTTTCACAAGAGCCTACTCTATTTGCTACAACAATTCGAGGAAATGTTGCCCATGGCCTCATTGGCACCAAGTACGAGAACGCACctgaagaggagaaggaggctttgATCAAGGAAGCCTGCATCAAAGCGAATGCTGATGGATTCATCACCAAGTTGCCTCTCGGTTACGACACTATGGTCGGTGAACGCGGTTTCTTGCTATCTGGTGGACAGAAGCAACGTGTTGCCATCGCTCGCGCCATTGTATCTGACCCCCGTATTTTGCTATTGGATGAAGCAACATCGGCCTTGGATACCCAGTCAGAAGGAATCGTACAGGATGCTTTGGACAAAGCTTCAGCAG GTCGCACAACGATTACTATTGCTCACCGTCTCTCCACTATCAAGGATGCCGATGTCATCTATGTCATGGGTGATGGACTTTTGCTCGAACAAGGGACCCACGATGAGCTTTTGAAAGCCGATGGTGCATACGCCCGACTTGTACAAGCTCAGAAGCTCCGTGAAGGAAAGGAACACACTCCCGGAAAAGATGCGGAATCAGACTCAGAGTCGGAGGACATGGAAAAGGCTGCACGTGAAGAGATCCCTCTCGGTCGCAAAAACACTGGTACATCCCTTGCCAGCGAAATCCTGGAACAGAAGAGAAAAGCTGCCGAAGTGGCTGGCGGAGGAAAAGAGGGAGATTACAATTTGTTCTATCTTTTCAAGAGAATGGCGCCTATCGTTCGCGACCAGCGTCAGGCCTACTTCTACGGTTCTATCTGTGCCTGCC TGAGTGGCATGGTCTACCCTGCGTTTGGTGTCGTTTATGCCAAGGGTATAGAAGGATTCTCTGCACGCGATCCCGCTCAACGCCGTTTTGAAGGAGATAGAAATGCGCTCTG GATGTTCATTATCGCCATTCTTTCCACATTAGCGATTGGTGTTCAGAATTATCTTTTTGCCGCTAGTGCAGCTACATTGACCGCTCGTCTACGAACCCTCAGTTTCAAGGCCATGTTAAGACAAGATA TCGAGTTCTTCGATAAGGATGAGAATAGC ACCGGAAGTTTGGTTTCTCAACTCAGTGACAACCCGCAAAAAGTCAACGGTCTCGCTGGCATCACTTTGGGTGCAATCGTTCAGAGCATCGCAACCCTTATCGCTGGATCCGTTCTCGGACTTGTCTTCATCTGGAAGGTCGCCCTTGTCGGGATTG CTTGCACTCCTCTCCTCATCTCCACCGGTTACATTCGTCTG CGTGTCGTCGTCTTGAAAGATCAGGCTAACAAAAAAGCGCATGAAGACTCCGCTCAGTTGGCCTGTGAAGCTGCTGGATCCATCCGCACAGTTGCTGCGCTAACGCGAGAAGATGACTGTCTCGAATTGTACAGCAAAAGTCTGGAAGAACCTCTGCGCAAATCGAACAAGACTGCTATTTGGAGTAATGCCTTGTATTCGTTCTCCCAATCCCTTGTGTTCTTCGTCATCGCCCTCATCTTCTGGTATGGAGCTACCCTCGTATCCAGACTCGAAGCTACTACTTTCGAGTTCTTTGTCGGACTTATG AGCACGACCTTTGGAGCTATTCAGGCTGGAAATGTCTTTTCATTCGTGCCCGATATTTCATCTGCGCAAGGAGCTGGCTCAGACATCATCAAGTTGTTGGACTCTATGCCTGAAATTGACGCCGATTCTACTGAGGGTAAGACCATCGACGCGAAGGCTGTTCGTGGTCATATCCGATTTGAGAACATTCACTTCCGATACCCTACTCGACCTGGCGTCCGCGTGTTGCGCGACCTTTCACTCGAGGTTGAACCCGGTACATACATCGCCTTAGTTGGAGCCAGTGGTTCGGGCAAGAGTACGAC TATTCAATTGATCGAACGTTTCTATGATCCTTTGCATGGCGCGGTTTAT CTCGACGGCGAACGTATCACCGATCTTAATATTCAGGAGTATCGCAAGCATCTGGCGCTGGTTTCACAGGAGCCCACACTTTATGCCGGAACTGTCCGATTCAATATTCTCCTTGGTGCCATAAAACCACACGACCAAATTACTCAGGAGGAAATCGAAGATGTTTGCCGGGATGCCAACATCTTGGATTTCATTCAAGGACTGCCTCA GGGCTTCGACACCGAAGTCGGTGGAAAGGGATCTCAATTGTCCGGTGGTCAGAAGC AGCGTATCGCTATTGCCCGTGCTCTGCTGCGCAATCCTAAAGTGCTCTTGTTGGACGAG GCTACGTCTGCCCTCGACTCCAACTCAGAGAAGGTAGTCCAAGCAGCTTTGGACCAAGCAGCTAAGGGCAGGACAACGATCGCGATTGCCCATCGGTTGTCGACTATCCAGAACGCAGACAGAAT CTACTTCATCAAGGAGGGACGAGTGAGCGAGTCTGGGACCCACGATCAACTACTAGCACAACGAGGCGATTACTACGAATTCGTGCAACTACAGGCCCTAAGCAAACGAGAATAG